The nucleotide window CGGTCTTCGGGCGGCGCGTGGCCGTGGGCGACGAGCGCGCGCAGCAACCGCCACCGGAGGTCGGCGTCCATCGGGAGCGCGCCGCCCAGCCACTCCCGGACGACGCCCTGCTGTTCCGTGGTCAAGGCCGCGGCGGCGACCGCCCGCGCGAACACGAGCCGGTGATCGGCGCCGGTCGCCGGGTCTTCGACCGCCGCGACCAGCGTGTCGACGAACCGCGGCCAGCCGACCCGGTCGGACCACCCGGGATCGGCATAGGCAGACAACACGGTCGCCGTCTGGCGCAGCACCCGTTGCACCACCGCGATCTGCGGCTCCTTCGCGAGTCCGCGGGCCGCCATCCTCAGGAACCCCGCCGCGGTCAGCCGGCCTCGGCGGGTCATGCCCCAGGCCGCGGACCAGCACAGCGACCGCGCCAGTGGGTCCGGGATGTCGGCGACCCGCTCGATCACCGTGGCCAGCGACCGGCTGTCCAGGTCCACCTGTGCGTAGGTCAGGTCGTCGTCGTTGGGCAGGACGAGCAGCCCGGCACGCTCACCGGCGAGCTGCGGCAGGTCCGTGACCGTGCCGGAGACGTCGAGGTCGATGCCGCGTACGCGGACGAGCGAACCTGTTCCGCTTTCGTCGTAGACGCCGACGGTGACGCGGTGGTCGAGCAACCCGGTGTCGCCGGACGCCGCGGGTTCCTGTGTGACGGCAGCCGAGGTGTACCGGCCTTCGGCGTCGATGCCGATGCAGGCGCGCAACGTCGTCGTCCCGGTGGTGGTCAGCCAGCTCCGGGCCCAGTCGCCGTCCGCGCCGAGGGCCCTGACCAGGTCGGCGAACTCGGCAACGCCGTAGGCGTGTTCGGCGAGGTACTTCCGGATCCCGTCGAAGAATCCGGCCGTGCCGAGGCGGGTGACCAGCTGCGACAGGACACTCGCACCCTTGTGGTAGGTCAGCGCGTCGAAAGTGACCATCGCGTGCTCGACGTCGGGGACGTCCGCGATGACCGGGTGCGCCGACGGGGCCTGGTCGAGTTCGTACGCGAGGCTCTTCTTCCGCGCGGCGAAGCCGGCCCAGGCGTCGGTGAACTCGGTGATCTGCGTCTGGGCGTGCAATGCGGCCCAGGTGGCGAACGCCTCGTTCAGCCACAGGTCGTCCCACCAACGGAAAGTAACCAGGTTGCCGAACCATTGATGGGAAACTTCGTGCAGCAGCATTTCCGACCGCTGCCGAAATGCCGCGCGCGTCACTTTCCGGTCGAAAACGAAACTTTCGCCCGCCATGACACACCCGGCGTTCTCCATGGCGCCGAAGCTGAACTCCGGGACGAAACACAGGTCGAGCTTGGCGAACGGGTAGCCGATGCCGAACCTTCCGGCGAAGAAATCGAGCCCGTCACGCAGCTGACCGGCCAGGTGATCGGCATCGACGTGCTCACGCAGTGACTTCCTGGCGTGCACCGCGAGCGGCGGGTTCCCGGTGAACCCCCAGCTCGCGAACGGGCCGGCCGCCAACGCGACGAGATAGGGACTGATCGGCGGAGTCGGCGCGAAGGTGTGCCGGGTCCCGGTGCTCGCCACGACCGGACCGTTCGAGACAGCGGTCCAGCCACGCGGCGTGGTCACGGTCAGCGAGAACGGCGCCTTCAGATCAGGTTGGTCGAAGCAGGCGAAGACGTGCGGGGCGTAGGCCGGCTGGAGGTGGCTGTAGACGTAGGTCTCGCCGTCGGCCGGGTCCACGAACCGGTGCAGGCCCTGCGACGACGTCGAGTAGTCGTGACTGCTCTCGACGATCAGCAGGTTGTCGACGTCAAGACCGGGCAGGACCAGGCGGTTTTCCTCGTGAGCGTCCTGGAGCGGGCGGCCGTTGAGCTCGACGGACGCGACCTGCCGTGCCACCAGATCCACCCAGCCGGCCGAGCCCGGTGAACGGCACGTGAATCTGATCACCGACCGCGACCAGAAGCCGTCGGCGCCGAGGTCGAGCGAGATTCGGTAGTCACCTACCGTGACTTCGCTCGCGCGCCGGGCTGCCTCGGCGCGGGTGAGCGGGAGGCCGTTCACCTCCTGGATCCTGAAGGATCGCCGCCTGATCGCCTAGACTGGACACCTGGTGCTCGTTCGTCCGAGACGACACGGGCCGGAGCGGAAGGAACCGACTTCGACATGGCGAAGCGTAGGGCGAGCTGCGACGACGCCGAGCTGAAGCCGGGCGAAAAGCTGCCGCCCGTGGAGCCGGAGGTGCCCCGCCCGCCCCGGATCGCGGAGCCGATGGACAGCGCTCGCAGCGCCACGCTTGCCGCGGGCTTCAAGGCGTTGGCCGACCCGGTGCGCCTCCGGCTGCTCTCCCTGGTCGCCTCGCATCTCGACGGAGAGGCGTGCGTCTGCGACCTCGTCGGCGCGTTCGACCTGACCCAGCCGACCATCAGCCACCACCTCAAGATCCTGCGCGACGCCGGACTCGTCGAGTCGACCCGCCGCGGGACGTGGGTGTACTACCGCCTCGTGCCCGAAGCCGTGACGGCACTGACCGGCGTCATCGGTATTCCACTGCCGGCCCGCTGACAAATTCGGCACTGCCGGAACAACAAGGCTGCCAGAACAACAAGAAAGCCCCCACGTCCCCTGACGGTATTTCCGCACTGTACTGATCAAATCGATGGTCATCAATACGGCGTTCAGGTGATGATCACGCCGTCACGTTTCCCCGCGGTTACGGCTGTCTTCGCTCTTGATGGCGGGGCAGGCGCTCGCTACCCTGCCTGAACGGGGGTTCTGTTTTCCCACCGCGTTGCGCACTCCCGAGCGAAGGGACGCAGAGCGATGATCACTTTTCTTGCCGTGAGCGGATTTCTGGGAGCCGGTAAGACGACGACGTTGATCGCCACGGCGAAACACCTTGAGGCGCAAGGCCGCCGCGTCGCGATCATCACCAACGACCAGGCCGCCGATCTGGTCGACACCCAGCTCGTCCGGTCCAGTGCGGCACGGGGTGCCGAGGTCACCGGCGGGTGCTTCTGTTGCCGCTTCGACGATCTGCTCACCGTCGCCCGGGAACTGGTCGACAGGCACGGCGTCGACACACTGCTGGCGGAGGCCGTCGGCAGCTGCACCGACCTGCAGGCAACGGTGATCCGTCCGTTGCGCGCCTACTACGGCGACACGTTCGCGGCCGGCCGGCTGGTCACCGTCGTCGAACCGCAGCGCCTGAGCGCGCTGCGCACGTCGCTCGCCCTCGACGACGCGGAGTCCGATCTGTCCTATCTCTTCGGCAAGCAGTTGCAGGAAGCCGACATCATCGCGGTGAACAAGCTCGACCTGCTGACCGGCAGCGCGGCGGCCTCGATCCTGGACCGGGTGCAGTCCTCGCACCCGTCGGCGACGGTCGTCGGCTACTCCGCGGCGACGGGCCGGGGGGTTGAAACGCTGGCCGAGCAGTGGCTCGGCGGCCACGAATCGCCGGACCGCGTCATCGACATCGACTACGACCGCTACGCCAACGCTGAAGCGGCACTCGCGTGGCTCAACCAGTCGCTCGTGGTCGGCTCCGCCGGCGGTTTCGATCCGGCTGCCTGGGCCAGAGCCCTGCTCGGCCACCTGTCGGCCACGTCCGCGGAGAACAGCTGGCTGATCGGGCACGCGAAGGCCGGCGTGCAGACCGCAGAAGGGCTGACGAAGTCGAGCGTGACCGAGGCCGGCGCCGAACCGACGATCGACGCCGCCGCCGTCACCTTCACGACGCTCGCGAACGTGACGATCAACGCCCGGGTCGCCTGCGCACCCGAACAGCTCGACATCGCCGTCAACTCCGCGGTCGAGCACGCGCTCGCAGCGACCGGCACCGTCCTTGCGGAGTCATCGACCTCACCGGCGTTCCAGCCCGGCTACCCGCGGCCGACGCACCGGCTGACCGCGAACTCACACTAGTCCAGGCCGGCGACGGCACTCCGGCGTTCGATGAACACGACGTCGCGCCACCGGTCACCGTGGCGCCCGATCCGCTCGCGGGTCCCCAGCACACGGAACCCGGCTCGCTCGTGCGCGACGAGGCTCGCCTTGTTCTCGGGGAAGATCCCGCTCTGGATCATCCACACGCCCGCCGCCTCCGTCGACGCGACCAAAGCCCTCAACAACGCCGGCCCGACACCGCGGCCCCGCGCATCCGCGGCCACGTAGACACTGTGCTCCACAACGCCGGCGTACACCGGCCTCGAGGAAACCCGGGTGACGGCGACCCAGCCGACGACGCGCCCGTCGACGTCCTCGGCGACGAGCCGGTGCTCGGCAAGGTGGGCCTCATCCCATGCGTCCCACGACGGCGCTTCGGTCTGGAAACTGGCGTCACCGGTGTCGAGCCCGTCCTGGTAGATCCTCAGCACGCTCTCCGCGTGGCGCGTCTCCATCGGAACGATCCGCACCGCCACCGGCTTCCTCGCCCGCACGATCACCGCCCGGCGCCCGCCTTCCATCCCTGCCGACGGCGTCACACTGACGTCGCCGAGCCCGGCGAGCTCGAGCAGCTCCGCGTACCGCGCTTCCGTCACCGCCCCGGCAAGGCAGTCCTCGTCGCACGGCGACGCGACCGCCCCTTCCTCGACGACGACGTCGGCGATCCCCACCCGGCCGCCGGGCTTCAACACCCGCGCGATCTCGCCGAACACCGCGGCCTTGTCCGGCGACAACGCGATCACGCAGTTGGAGATCACCACGTCGACCGACGCCTCCGGCAGCGGGACGTCCTCGATCCGTCCTTTGCGGAACTCCACATTGGACACCCCCGCGTTCGCGGCGTGCTCACGCGCGAGCTGCAGCATCTCGTCGGTCATGTCGATCCCGATCGCCCGCCCCGCCGGCCCCGCACGCTTCGCCGACAGCAGCACATCCAGGCCACCACCCGAACCGAGGTCCAGCACGACGTCCCCCGGCCGGATGTCCACCACCGCCAGCGGATTCCCGCACCCGAGACTGGCCTCGACGGCACGCGCCGGCACGCCGTCGACGTCGTGATACAGCGCCGGCCCGAGCTCAGCAGCTTCCTTGGCGTCCGTCAGCAGACCGGTCCCCTCCCCCGCCGCGACCCGCCGCGCCGCTGCCCGGTAGCGATCGTGCACCCTGCTCCACTGCTCGTCAGTCATCGCTCTCCCAGCGTCTGTAGCGTCAGTTCGTGGAGCTGCGGCGTTCGAGGAACACGGTGTCGTGCCAGACGCCGTCGCGTTGGGCGATGCGTTCGCGGACGCCGAGGGTGCGGTAGCCGGCCGCGCGGTGCAGCGCGATCGAGGCGCGGTTCTCGTTGAAGATTGACGTCTGCAGCGTCCAGAGCCCGGCGGCATCGGCTTCGGTGACCTGCGTGCGGATCAGCGCCTTGCCGACGCCGCGGCCACGATGGCCTTCGCCGACGTAGATCGAGGTTTCGGCGACCCCGGAGTAGCACTCCCGGGTGGACACCGGCGCTGCAGCGGCCCAGCCGACGACCTCGCCGTCGATCTCGGCGACCCAGCGGTGCCCGGGCAGCCACTTCGCATCCAGTTCGTCACGGCTGGGCACCGCGGTTTCGAACGCGGCGATACCGGTCGCGATGCCTTCGGCGTAGATGCGCCGGACCGCAGCCCAGTCGCCTCGGCGAAGAGGGCGCACGGCGACGTCGTCCGGGACGTCCTCGGGGCAGCAGGGGCGGGGAGCGAGCAGGCCCATGACCGCGTCGGCCGCGTGCGGCAGGCCGGCGCAGCAGGACTCGTTGACCGTGACGACCGTCGCGGTGCCGCGCTTGCGCATGTGCAGGAACCCGACGTCGGCGAGCTTGCGGACGTGGTGGGACACGTTGCCCTGGCTGATCTCCATGATCTCGGTCAGCCCGCCGATGGTGAGCTCGCGATTCGCGGTCGCCACGACGTGCAGGATCTTGACCCTGGTCGGTTCGGCCAGGCAGGCGAACCACTCGGCGTACCTGGCGGCCTCGGCTTCGGGCAGCAGCGGCGGCGTGACCGGCAGGGTCGTCGTCATGCCGCCAAGTATTGACCGCGGTCGATGGTTGCGTCAATCAATGCCGATCGATACATTGCTCGCCATCGCTTCATCAAGCAACGTCGATGAAAGGCCTGGGGATGGACGAGTTGCCTGTTGCCGTCGTCGGCGCCGGCCCGGTAGGGCTCGCCGCGGCCGCTGAGCTGCTGGAACGCGGCCTCGAACCGCTCGTGCTCGAACGAGGTGACCAGGCCGGGTCCGCCGTGGCGGCGTGGAACCACGTCCGCCTGTTCTCGCCCTGGTCGGAGCTGGTCGACCCGGCGGCCGCGCGGCTGCTGGAGCCAACCGGCTGGGCCCGGCCGAGTGGAGGCGTCCACCCGACGGGCGGCGAGTGGGCGCGGCGCTACCTCCAGCCGCTGGCTGAGGCACTCGGCGAGCGCGTGCGGTTCGGCGCCGAAGTGGTGGGGGTGGCCCGGCGCGGCCGGGACCGGATCGTCGACAGCGGCCGCGACGGCGAGCCGTTCTCCGTGCACGTCCGCTCCGCCGAGGGCGAGGAGCGGGTCCTGGCCCGCGCGGTGGTCGACGCGTCGGGGACGTGGACGACCCCGAACCCGCTCGGCGGCGAGGGCCTGCCCGCGATCGGAGAGCGGGCCGCGGCCGACCGGATCTCGTACCGGGTTCCTGACCTCGCGGCCGAACGAGTCCGGTACACGGGCAAGCACGTGGTCGTGGCGGGCAGCGGGCATTCCGCGCTGACGGCGCTGGCCGCGCTGGCCAGGCTCGGCGGTGGCACGCGGATCAGCTGGGTGCTGCGCCGAGGCGGGATCGGCAACACCTTCGGCGGCGGCGAGGCCGGCCAACTGCCCGCCCGCGGTGCTCTTGGCTTGCGCGCGAAGGAAGCGGTGGACGCGGGGCTGATCACGGTGGTGACCGGGTTCCGCACCGAAGCGGTCGAGCGCACCGGCGGATCGATCGCGCTGATCTCGGCGGACGGCCGACGGCTCGAAGACGTGGCCGAGGTGATCGCCCTGACCGGGTTCCGGCCCGAGCTGTCGTGGCTGTCGGAGATCCGCCTCGAACTGGACCCCACGCTGCAGGCGCCGGTCGCGCTGGCGCCGCTGGTCGACCCGAACGTCCACTCCTGCGGCACCGTCTACCCGCACGGCGCGAAGGAGCTGTCCCACCCGGAGCGGAACTTCTACCTCGCCGGGATGAAGAGCTACGGCCGCGCGCCGACGTTCCTGGCCCAGACCGGCTACGAGCAGGTCCGCAGCATCGCCGCCGAGCTGGCCGGTGACCACGAGGCCGCCGCGCGGGTCGAGCTGATCATGGCCGAAACGGGTGTCTGCGGCGGCGCCGGCCTGTTCGACGAGCCCGAGCTGCTGACGCTGTCGGCGCCGCCGGCCGCGTCGAACTGACCGGCGGTCTGCGTCACGGACCGGGCCTCCAGGGTCGGGATCGGGTGGATCAGGTGTCGAGGAGCTCGGCGAGCAGGCCGCGGACGCGGCGGTCGATCTCGTCCCGGATCGGGCGGACGGCGTCGACGCCCTGGCCGGCCGGGTCGTCCAGCGGCCAGTCCAGGTAGCGCTTGCCGGGGAAGATCGGGCAGGTGTCGCCGCAGCCCATGGTGATCACGACGTCGGAGGCTTCGACGTCCTCGGTCGAGAGCTTGGCCGGCACCTCGGCGGCGATGTCCAGGCCCCACTCGGCGAGCGCCGCGGCAGCGGCCGGGTTGACCTTGTCGGCCGGCTCGGACCCGGCCGAG belongs to Amycolatopsis tolypomycina and includes:
- the pepN gene encoding aminopeptidase N produces the protein MNGLPLTRAEAARRASEVTVGDYRISLDLGADGFWSRSVIRFTCRSPGSAGWVDLVARQVASVELNGRPLQDAHEENRLVLPGLDVDNLLIVESSHDYSTSSQGLHRFVDPADGETYVYSHLQPAYAPHVFACFDQPDLKAPFSLTVTTPRGWTAVSNGPVVASTGTRHTFAPTPPISPYLVALAAGPFASWGFTGNPPLAVHARKSLREHVDADHLAGQLRDGLDFFAGRFGIGYPFAKLDLCFVPEFSFGAMENAGCVMAGESFVFDRKVTRAAFRQRSEMLLHEVSHQWFGNLVTFRWWDDLWLNEAFATWAALHAQTQITEFTDAWAGFAARKKSLAYELDQAPSAHPVIADVPDVEHAMVTFDALTYHKGASVLSQLVTRLGTAGFFDGIRKYLAEHAYGVAEFADLVRALGADGDWARSWLTTTGTTTLRACIGIDAEGRYTSAAVTQEPAASGDTGLLDHRVTVGVYDESGTGSLVRVRGIDLDVSGTVTDLPQLAGERAGLLVLPNDDDLTYAQVDLDSRSLATVIERVADIPDPLARSLCWSAAWGMTRRGRLTAAGFLRMAARGLAKEPQIAVVQRVLRQTATVLSAYADPGWSDRVGWPRFVDTLVAAVEDPATGADHRLVFARAVAAAALTTEQQGVVREWLGGALPMDADLRWRLLRALVAHGHAPPEDRSPRTAADERTRAQLDASVPTLAAKTGAWREIVDPGTPAGRFTALVAGFRHPAQRKLLESFVEDYVRDIPGLWRKRPHQITRAAVTGLFPHTAVSPDTVDTIDRMLATDLPAALRVLVRDERAELLLALTLRNPAR
- a CDS encoding ArsR/SmtB family transcription factor gives rise to the protein MAKRRASCDDAELKPGEKLPPVEPEVPRPPRIAEPMDSARSATLAAGFKALADPVRLRLLSLVASHLDGEACVCDLVGAFDLTQPTISHHLKILRDAGLVESTRRGTWVYYRLVPEAVTALTGVIGIPLPAR
- a CDS encoding GTP-binding protein, with protein sequence MITFLAVSGFLGAGKTTTLIATAKHLEAQGRRVAIITNDQAADLVDTQLVRSSAARGAEVTGGCFCCRFDDLLTVARELVDRHGVDTLLAEAVGSCTDLQATVIRPLRAYYGDTFAAGRLVTVVEPQRLSALRTSLALDDAESDLSYLFGKQLQEADIIAVNKLDLLTGSAAASILDRVQSSHPSATVVGYSAATGRGVETLAEQWLGGHESPDRVIDIDYDRYANAEAALAWLNQSLVVGSAGGFDPAAWARALLGHLSATSAENSWLIGHAKAGVQTAEGLTKSSVTEAGAEPTIDAAAVTFTTLANVTINARVACAPEQLDIAVNSAVEHALAATGTVLAESSTSPAFQPGYPRPTHRLTANSH
- a CDS encoding GNAT family N-acetyltransferase; the protein is MTDEQWSRVHDRYRAAARRVAAGEGTGLLTDAKEAAELGPALYHDVDGVPARAVEASLGCGNPLAVVDIRPGDVVLDLGSGGGLDVLLSAKRAGPAGRAIGIDMTDEMLQLAREHAANAGVSNVEFRKGRIEDVPLPEASVDVVISNCVIALSPDKAAVFGEIARVLKPGGRVGIADVVVEEGAVASPCDEDCLAGAVTEARYAELLELAGLGDVSVTPSAGMEGGRRAVIVRARKPVAVRIVPMETRHAESVLRIYQDGLDTGDASFQTEAPSWDAWDEAHLAEHRLVAEDVDGRVVGWVAVTRVSSRPVYAGVVEHSVYVAADARGRGVGPALLRALVASTEAAGVWMIQSGIFPENKASLVAHERAGFRVLGTRERIGRHGDRWRDVVFIERRSAVAGLD
- a CDS encoding helix-turn-helix domain-containing GNAT family N-acetyltransferase — its product is MTTTLPVTPPLLPEAEAARYAEWFACLAEPTRVKILHVVATANRELTIGGLTEIMEISQGNVSHHVRKLADVGFLHMRKRGTATVVTVNESCCAGLPHAADAVMGLLAPRPCCPEDVPDDVAVRPLRRGDWAAVRRIYAEGIATGIAAFETAVPSRDELDAKWLPGHRWVAEIDGEVVGWAAAAPVSTRECYSGVAETSIYVGEGHRGRGVGKALIRTQVTEADAAGLWTLQTSIFNENRASIALHRAAGYRTLGVRERIAQRDGVWHDTVFLERRSSTN
- a CDS encoding FAD-dependent oxidoreductase, whose amino-acid sequence is MDELPVAVVGAGPVGLAAAAELLERGLEPLVLERGDQAGSAVAAWNHVRLFSPWSELVDPAAARLLEPTGWARPSGGVHPTGGEWARRYLQPLAEALGERVRFGAEVVGVARRGRDRIVDSGRDGEPFSVHVRSAEGEERVLARAVVDASGTWTTPNPLGGEGLPAIGERAAADRISYRVPDLAAERVRYTGKHVVVAGSGHSALTALAALARLGGGTRISWVLRRGGIGNTFGGGEAGQLPARGALGLRAKEAVDAGLITVVTGFRTEAVERTGGSIALISADGRRLEDVAEVIALTGFRPELSWLSEIRLELDPTLQAPVALAPLVDPNVHSCGTVYPHGAKELSHPERNFYLAGMKSYGRAPTFLAQTGYEQVRSIAAELAGDHEAAARVELIMAETGVCGGAGLFDEPELLTLSAPPAASN
- a CDS encoding arsenate reductase ArsC, which gives rise to MTRTPEVLFVCVHNAGRSQLAAALLRHYALGRVAVRSAGSEPADKVNPAAAAALAEWGLDIAAEVPAKLSTEDVEASDVVITMGCGDTCPIFPGKRYLDWPLDDPAGQGVDAVRPIRDEIDRRVRGLLAELLDT